Within Macaca nemestrina isolate mMacNem1 chromosome 12, mMacNem.hap1, whole genome shotgun sequence, the genomic segment TGCCTGCCAGGCCAATCCAGGGCAAGAAAAGGGCAATCACTGACCCAACGGATGTCAAGCCACATGGCCGGGACTAGACTCCAGATCTTGGTAGCCAACTTCTCCATTCCCCAAGGAAGCCCCAGCTTCCTTTCTGCACCCCATCTTGGCCCAGAGGCTGACTCATCCAGAAGGCCGACAGGTTCAGCCAGACATCTGGACATCTGCATGTCCAGCCAAACCAGTTCAGGCTGGACAACCTGAGTGCCTGAGGCTCTGgggagggctggggctggaggagccCAGCTGTTACCTCCTGCTGCGCCCCTGCTGCAAGGGGGCAGGTGGTGAGGTCCACGTGGTCTCCAGCGACCCTGGTCTTGCGGCAGTCTGTGCTCCCCATCTCCATCGTCAGGAAGTACTTGATGCCGGCCACCAGCTGGGGACATAGGGTAGGGGCAGGTCGGGGGTCTTGACCCTTGATCCTCACTTCTCACCTCCCAGCATATTCTCCTGTTGCCCCCAGGCACTCaggtggggagagagggggaagggaTGATTCAGACCTGGGGTCCGGGGTGGTGGAAGTTCTGGTGGgtgtggagggaggagaggcCTGGAGGCTGAGCCCcaccagcagcctgggcagaCATCAGACATGCCCCACCTGGGGAACTGCCCACTGTCCCCATCTGCCTTCCCTTCTCCCCGATCTACCCCATCAGGGCAGAGACTAGGACCAGGCAAGCCAGGAAGGCAGGTAGTGCATGCAATACAGGATTGAATGATGTCTTTCCTTGAAATTTAGATGGCTGCCCATTGTGGAGTTTTGGCATTAATtcgattttttaaatattgcatgAAAATATCCCGGTAGTGCTTTCGGGCCCCCTCCATGCAAGCCCGGGCAGCGCCTGTGGCCTCCCCCGCCTGGGCCAGTATCCCCTGCCAGCACCCCGCCCGCCGCACCTGGCTCTGCGCCTTGATGATGTGCGTGTCTCGGAAGTAGTAGAGGCTGTTGCTGCCCATGTTGTAACTGGCCACGGCCGCCTGCGCCGCCTTCTGCACCTGCGGGTCGTCGGGCGACAGGTCCTGGCGTTCTCCGACCATGCGCTCCTGCGGCCAGGCCCGGGCGTCGCGGGGCAGCGCCAGGAGGCAGAATGCGACCAGGGCCAGGCCCAGCGCCAGCGGGAGGCTCGAACGCGCCATGGCCGTCAGTGCCATCGGAGCCATCAGAGCTGTGAGTGCCGAGCCTGCGACTGCGCAGCTTTTACCTGCTGGGCCGCCCCGCCCGACGCCCGCGGTGCGCCCCCGCGGCCAGGAGCTGGGGCGGGGCTCGAAGTTGCCGGTTTCCGGGGTCCTGCGAGGTTcagggagcccaggaggtcgaggggGCGGCGCGCACCCGCGTGCCAAGACGCTTCCCTGCCCTCCAGGACACACCTggcccagggagggagaggacaaCGAAGGTCCCCAGCAACAAGTGCCAGTAAAGGGACAGTTCACGGGAGGGCTGTCCAGAGTGAACTACCAACCGCAGCTCTTCGTGGGCTCTTACTGTTGCCAccatttcctagctgtgtgacctcggaGAAGTCACTTAACCACtcgctgcctcagtttcctcttctgtacaatggatgttgtgaggattcagtgagctGAAACAGGTAAAGTTCTTAGAAGCGGCCTGGTGCTGCGTAAATAGCAGGTGAGTAGGACACATTACTGCTCAGCGCTGCCTGACAACCTTCCTGGAGCACCAGTGACTAATGTTTCCACCTGGCCAGGCGCCTaggcatgcttgtaattccagcactttgagagtccagggtgggaggactacttgagccagggtgttcaaggctgcagtgagtcgcaatctcaccactgcactccagcctgggcgacagagctagatgctgattcaaaaaaaaaaagagggctgggtgtgagggctcacgcttgtaatcccagcactttgggaagctgaggcaggcagatcacttgaggtcaggagttcaagaccagtctggccaacatggtgaaaccccctctctactaaaagtacaaaaattagccaggcggggaggcgcacacctgtaatcccagctactcagaaggctgaggcaggagaattgcttgaacctgggaggcagaggttgcagtgagctaagagggcaccactgcgctctagcctgggtgacagagagagactgtctcaaaaaaaaaaaaaaaagtcttcactTTACAGAGAAGGGAAAATGGATTTGCCCAAAGACACCGGCGGAGAATACATGGTGACACTGGTTTCGGTGTGCTGGCAGTCTAAGTCCAATCTGTGATCTGAAACCAGACTGAGCCCAAAGGACACAAACTGCCCAGAAGGAGGGGGTGTCAGTCATGTCAGGTCTGCCATCTTACTGACCGCATGGCTTTGGGCAAgcccctcaacctcccagacaGAGCCTCTGTGTCCTTGTCTGAAAGACACCTTATCTCCTAAGTTTGTTCTGATATTGATGTTTCGAATCTGGCTCTCCTATAGATACAGTGAGCATGTGCCGGAGGTACCAGCCAACAAGGCCCATGACTGTGTTTTTAAAGACTCCAATAAttgccaggcacggtagctcatgcctgtaatcccagcactttgggaggccaaggtgggcagatcatttgaggacaggagttcgagactagcctggccaacagggtgaaaccccattgtAGCCCACAGGGACCTAGGGGGACTGACCAAAGCCAGGCAAACGCGGGAATAAAAGATAAGAGACAAAAGAGTATTATTTGGAAGAAGCAGTCAGGGGGCACCTTGCCTATACTGGACAAGGGCCCTGAGCTTTACCCAGCCCTCCGTATTTATTAGGCAAAAGAGATAGCGAGAAAGGGGGGATGTTTGTCGGGTATGTCAGGTAGTTGTCAGTCAGCCATTTGGCCCATAGCGGGCTTGCGAGACTGCATCCTTTGAACAATAGGTGCTAATTTTCTCAGTAGATAACTTGAAGGAGCAGCGCAAGGGAGTGAGGCCCTCAGCAAACCTTTTGGTGGCAGGACAGTGGAAGTTTGCccacatcctgcattcatgataaacagtttgctgtttgatcatataGCCTTCAGTGGAATGCCGAGTTGGTCACGATCCCTTTGGCCTTTTTGGCTcccaacaccccatctctactaaaaatacaaaaattagttgggcgtggtggtgcacacctgtagtcccagctacttgggaggctgaggtgggtgaatcacttgaacccgg encodes:
- the LOC105469613 gene encoding cystatin-M, coding for MAPMALTAMARSSLPLALGLALVAFCLLALPRDARAWPQERMVGERQDLSPDDPQVQKAAQAAVASYNMGSNSLYYFRDTHIIKAQSQLVAGIKYFLTMEMGSTDCRKTRVAGDHVDLTTCPLAAGAQQEKLRCDFEVLVVPWQNSSQLLKHNCVQA